In Excalfactoria chinensis isolate bCotChi1 chromosome 5, bCotChi1.hap2, whole genome shotgun sequence, a single genomic region encodes these proteins:
- the LOC140253292 gene encoding inositol 1,4,5-trisphosphate receptor-interacting protein-like 1, with product MALAFFFALLAQRVAIVGDELDAETLERMRQREVFLREQMTKLIELEERNMKKSRVDIQALLFAVLPYWKVCRVLCILFLLLWFTWKIYKKFQRVEDRGDEESSSTVEEQQEPEVQQEEVEEEKKVEEEMNNLLFADVLWPNQIHRDNCEQILLLFGRLINLCRYLVSDAFCPVPESPIGVGSAYEGWCPLENEPIFCLLVPLSAPRGHVFCLDLGATGELPARNSRIRVDLKCTCGREQEMGMRCFLHTSKEELGDQHPSLLYDFCTDSYLDVEKTVRWFQMLITCAWKCMPESATCSMNVVLSRRSCRLHLTDIHKTAFVVEIVFGVQQDHTDIFLSSQETEAADTPSTTWPQSCAVAEAKLFQHIAAHDQGNTSYLKYMQVGAYILGGQTFSTYQLRTVLMHLLTAIPLESWHGKYFLQRMDDILRYLRCCVEEKRLNHFFIGNEDVPAEIILPQQFRASQPLNLLQYLVQDPDSHEQALQELEELQDRLRSLLMFGK from the coding sequence aTGGCTTTGGCGTTTTTCTTCGCCTTGTTGGCGCAGAGAGTAGCTATTGTTGGCGATGAGTTGGATGCAGAAACGCTTGAACGCATGCGTCAGCGTGAGGTGTTTCTGCGAGAGCAGATGACCAAGCTCATAGAATTAGAAGAGAGGAACATGAAGAAGAGCAGGGTGGATATTCAAGCCTTGCTCTTCGCAGTGTTGCCTTACTGGAAGGTTTGCCGTgttctttgcattctcttccttcttctctggtTCACATGGAAGATCTATAAAAAGTTCCAGAGAGTTGAAGACAGAGGTGATGAGGAGAGTTCCAGCActgtggaggagcagcaggagccggaGGTGCAACAGGAGGaagtggaagaggagaagaaagtggaagaggagatgaataatcttctctttgctgatgTGCTCTGGCCAAACCAAATTCATCGAGATAACTGTGAGCAGATACTCCTCCTGTTTGGTCGCCTCATCAATTTATGCCGGTATCTTGTATCAGATGCTTTCTGTCCAGTGCCAGAGAGCCCCATCGGGGTGGGCAGTGCCTATGAAGGCTGGTGTCCCCTTGAGAATGAACCCATCTTCTGCCTGCTTGTGCCCCTGTCGGCCCCACGTGGGCATGTTTTCTGCCTGGATCTGGGCGCCACAGGGGAGCTGCCAGCAAGGAACTCCCGTATCCGTGTAGATCTGAAATGCACGTGCGGGAGGGAGCAGGAGATGGGTATGCGGTGCTTCCTCCACACCTCCAAGGAAGAGCTGGGAGATCAGCACCCCAGCCTACTGTATGACTTCTGCACTGACTCCTACCTAGACGTGGAGAAGACTGTCCGCTGGTTCCAGATGCTGATCACATGCGCCTGGAAATGCATGCCTGAGTCAGCAACATGCAGCATGAATGTGGTGCTGTCCAGGCGCTCCTGCAGGCTTCATCTGACAGATATCCACAAAACAGCCTTTGTCGTTGAGATCGTGTTTGGTGTACAGCAAGACCATACGGacatctttctgagcagccaggagacagaggcTGCTGATACCCCCAGCACAACCTGGCCACAGAGTTGTGCAGTGGCAGAGGCAAAGTTGTTCCAGCATATTGCCGCCCATGACCAGGGAAACACTTCCTACCTCAAATACATGCAAGTGGGTGCCTACATCCTGGGGGGCCAGACCTTTTCTACCTACCAACTGAGGACCGTGCTCATGCACCTCCTGACTGCCATCCCTTTGGAAAGCTGGCATGGGAAGTATTTCCTGCAGCGGATGGATGACATCTTGCGCTACCTGCGCTGCTGTGTGGAGGAGAAACGTCTCAatcatttcttcataggaaatgaGGACGTGCCTGCGGAGATTATCTTGCCGCAGCAATTCCGAGCGTCCCAACCGCTCAACCTCCTCCAGTACCTGGTGCAGGATCCAGACAGTCATGAACAGGCGCTGCAGGAGTTGGAGGAGCTGCAAGATCGGCTCAGAAGCCTGCTGATGTTTGGGAAATGA
- the LOC140253293 gene encoding inositol 1,4,5-trisphosphate receptor-interacting protein-like 1: MALAFFFALLAQRVVIVGDELDAETLERMRQREVFLREQMTKLIELEERNMKKSRVDIQALLFAVLPYWKVCRVLCILFLLLWFTWKIYKKFQRVEDRGDEESSSTVEEQQEPEVQQEEVEEEKKVEEEMNNLLFADVLWPNQIHRDNCEQILLLFGRLINLCRYLVSDAFCPVPESPIGVGSAYEGWCPLENEPIFCLLVPLSAPRGHVFCLDLGATGELPARNSRIRVDLKCTCGREQEMGMRCFLHTSKEELGDQHPSLLYDFCTDSYLDVEKTVRWFQMLITCAWKCMPESATCSMNVVLSRRSCRLHLTDIHKTAFVVEIVFGVQQDHTDIFLSSQETEAADTPSTTWPQSCAVAEAKLFQHIAAHDQGNTSYLKYMQVGAYILGGQTFSTYQLRTVLMHLLTAIPLESWHGKYFLQRMDDILRYLRCCVEEKRLNHFFIGNEDVPAEIILPQQFRASQPLNLLQYLVQDPDSHEQALQELEELQDRLRSLLMFGK; encoded by the coding sequence aTGGCTTTGGCGTTTTTCTTCGCCTTGTTGGCGCAGAGAGTAGTTATTGTTGGCGATGAGTTGGATGCAGAAACGCTTGAACGCATGCGTCAGCGTGAGGTGTTTCTGCGAGAGCAGATGACCAAGCTCATAGAATTAGAAGAGAGGAACATGAAGAAGAGCAGGGTGGATATTCAAGCCTTGCTCTTCGCAGTGTTGCCTTACTGGAAGGTTTGCCGTgttctttgcattctcttccttcttctctggtTCACATGGAAGATCTATAAAAAGTTCCAGAGAGTTGAAGACAGAGGTGATGAGGAGAGTTCCAGCActgtggaggagcagcaggagccggaGGTGCAACAGGAGGaagtggaagaggagaagaaagtggaagaggagatgaataatcttctctttgctgatgTGCTCTGGCCAAACCAAATTCATCGAGATAACTGTGAGCAGATACTCCTCCTGTTTGGTCGCCTCATCAATTTATGCCGGTATCTTGTATCAGATGCTTTCTGTCCAGTGCCAGAGAGCCCCATCGGGGTGGGCAGTGCCTATGAAGGCTGGTGTCCCCTTGAGAATGAACCCATCTTCTGCCTGCTTGTGCCCCTGTCGGCCCCACGTGGGCATGTTTTCTGCCTGGATCTGGGCGCCACAGGGGAGCTGCCAGCAAGGAACTCCCGTATCCGTGTAGATCTGAAATGCACGTGCGGGAGGGAGCAGGAGATGGGTATGCGGTGCTTCCTCCACACCTCCAAGGAAGAGCTGGGAGATCAGCACCCCAGCCTACTGTATGACTTCTGCACTGACTCCTACCTAGACGTGGAGAAGACTGTCCGCTGGTTCCAGATGCTGATCACATGCGCCTGGAAATGCATGCCTGAGTCAGCAACATGCAGCATGAATGTGGTGCTGTCCAGGCGCTCCTGCAGGCTTCATCTGACAGATATCCACAAAACAGCCTTTGTCGTTGAGATCGTGTTTGGTGTACAGCAAGACCATACGGacatctttctgagcagccaggagacagaggcTGCTGATACCCCCAGCACAACCTGGCCACAGAGTTGTGCAGTGGCAGAGGCAAAGTTGTTCCAGCATATTGCCGCCCATGACCAGGGAAACACTTCCTACCTCAAATACATGCAAGTGGGTGCCTACATCCTGGGGGGCCAGACCTTTTCTACCTACCAACTGAGGACCGTGCTCATGCACCTCCTGACTGCCATCCCTTTGGAAAGCTGGCATGGGAAGTATTTCCTGCAGCGGATGGATGACATCTTGCGCTACCTGCGCTGCTGTGTGGAGGAGAAACGTCTCAatcatttcttcataggaaatgaGGACGTGCCTGCGGAGATTATCTTGCCGCAGCAATTCCGAGCGTCCCAACCGCTCAACCTCCTCCAGTACCTGGTGCAGGATCCAGACAGTCATGAACAGGCGCTGCAGGAGTTGGAGGAGCTGCAAGATCGGCTCAGAAGCCTGCTGATGTTTGGGAAATGA
- the LOC140253286 gene encoding inositol 1,4,5-trisphosphate receptor-interacting protein-like 1 translates to MALAFFFALLAQRVVIVGDELDAETLERIRQREVFLREQMTKLIELEERNMKKSRVDIQALLFAVLPYWKVCRVLCILFLLLWFTWKIYKKFQRVEDRGDEESSSTVEEQQEPEVQQEEVEEEKKVEEEMNNLLFADVLWPNQIHRDNCEQILLLFGRLINLCRYLVSDAFCPVPESPIGVGSAYEGWCPLENEPIFCLLVPLSAPRGHVFCLDLGATGELPARNSRIRVDLKCTCGREQEMGMRCFLHTSKEELGDQHPSLLYDFCTDSYLDVEKTVRWFQMLITCAWKCMPESATCSMNVVLSRRSCRLHLTDIHKTAFVVEIVFGVQQDHTDIFLSSQETEAADTPSTTWPQSCAVAEAKLFQHIAAHDQGNTSYLKYMQVGAYILGGQTFSTYQLRTVLMHLLTAIPLESWHGKYFLQRMDDILRYLRCCVEEKRLNHFFIGNEDVPAEIILPQQFRASQPLNLLQYLVQDPDSHEQALQELEELQDRLRSLLMFGK, encoded by the coding sequence aTGGCTTTGGCGTTTTTCTTCGCCTTGTTGGCGCAGAGAGTAGTTATTGTTGGCGATGAGTTGGATGCAGAAACGCTTGAACGCATACGTCAGCGTGAGGTGTTTCTGCGAGAGCAGATGACCAAGCTCATAGAATTAGAAGAGAGGAACATGAAGAAGAGCAGGGTGGATATTCAAGCCTTGCTCTTCGCAGTGTTGCCTTACTGGAAGGTTTGCCGTgttctttgcattctcttccttcttctctggtTCACATGGAAGATCTATAAAAAGTTCCAGAGAGTTGAAGACAGAGGTGATGAGGAGAGTTCCAGCActgtggaggagcagcaggagccggaGGTGCAACAGGAGGaagtggaagaggagaagaaagtggaagaggagatgaataatcttctctttgctgatgTGCTCTGGCCAAACCAAATTCATCGAGATAACTGTGAGCAGATACTCCTCCTGTTTGGTCGCCTCATCAATTTATGCCGGTATCTTGTATCAGATGCTTTCTGTCCAGTGCCAGAGAGCCCCATCGGGGTGGGCAGTGCCTATGAAGGCTGGTGTCCCCTTGAGAATGAACCCATCTTCTGCCTGCTTGTGCCCCTGTCGGCCCCACGTGGGCATGTTTTCTGCCTGGATCTGGGCGCCACAGGGGAGCTGCCAGCAAGGAACTCCCGTATCCGTGTAGATCTGAAATGCACGTGCGGGAGGGAGCAGGAGATGGGTATGCGGTGCTTCCTCCACACCTCCAAGGAAGAGCTGGGAGATCAGCACCCCAGCCTACTGTATGACTTCTGCACTGACTCCTACCTAGACGTGGAGAAGACTGTCCGCTGGTTCCAGATGCTGATCACATGCGCCTGGAAATGCATGCCTGAGTCAGCAACATGCAGCATGAATGTGGTGCTGTCCAGGCGCTCCTGCAGGCTTCATCTGACAGATATCCACAAAACAGCCTTTGTCGTTGAGATCGTGTTTGGTGTACAGCAAGACCATACGGacatctttctgagcagccaggagacagaggcTGCTGATACCCCCAGCACAACCTGGCCACAGAGTTGTGCAGTGGCAGAGGCAAAGTTGTTCCAGCATATTGCCGCCCATGACCAGGGAAACACTTCCTACCTCAAATACATGCAAGTGGGTGCCTACATCCTGGGGGGCCAGACCTTTTCTACCTACCAACTGAGGACCGTGCTCATGCACCTCCTGACTGCCATCCCTTTGGAAAGCTGGCATGGGAAGTATTTCCTGCAGCGGATGGATGACATCTTGCGCTACCTGCGCTGCTGTGTGGAGGAGAAACGTCTCAatcatttcttcataggaaatgaGGACGTGCCTGCGGAGATTATCTTGCCGCAGCAATTCCGAGCGTCCCAACCGCTCAACCTCCTCCAGTACCTGGTGCAGGATCCAGACAGTCATGAACAGGCGCTGCAGGAGTTGGAGGAGCTGCAAGATCGGCTCAGAAGCCTGCTGATGTTTGGGAAATGA
- the LOC140253299 gene encoding inositol 1,4,5-trisphosphate receptor-interacting protein-like 1 — translation MALAFFFALLAQRVAIVGDELDAETLERIRQREVFLREQMTKLIELEERNMKKSRVDIQALLFAVLPYWKVCRVLCILFLLLWFTWKIYKKFQRVEDRGDEESSSTVEEQQEPEVQQEEVEEEKKVEEEMNNLLFADVLWPNQIHRDNCEQILLLFGRLINLCRYLVSDAFCPVPESPIGVGSAYEGWCPLENEPIFCLLVPLSAPRGHVFCLDLGATGELPARNSRIRVDLKCTCGREQEMGMRCFLHTSKEELGDQHPSLLYDFCTDSYLDVEKTVRWFQMLITCAWKCMPESATCSMNVVLSRRSCRLHLTDIHKTAFVVEIVFGVQQDHTDIFLSSQETEAADTPSTTWPQSCAVAEAKLFQHIAAHDQGNTSYLKYMQVGAYILGGQTFSTYQLRTVLMHLLTAIPLESWHGKYFLQRMDDILRYLRCCVEEKRLNHFFIGNEDVPAEIILPQQFRASQPLNLLQYLVQDPDSHEQALQELEELQDRLRSLLMFGK, via the coding sequence aTGGCTTTGGCGTTTTTCTTCGCCTTGTTGGCGCAGAGAGTAGCTATTGTTGGCGATGAGTTGGATGCAGAAACGCTTGAACGCATACGTCAGCGTGAGGTGTTTCTGCGAGAGCAGATGACCAAGCTCATAGAATTAGAAGAGAGGAACATGAAGAAGAGCAGGGTGGATATTCAAGCCTTGCTCTTCGCAGTGTTGCCTTACTGGAAGGTTTGCCGTgttctttgcattctcttccttcttctctggtTCACATGGAAGATCTATAAAAAGTTCCAGAGAGTTGAAGACAGAGGTGATGAGGAGAGTTCCAGCActgtggaggagcagcaggagccggaGGTGCAACAGGAGGaagtggaagaggagaagaaagtggaagaggagatgaataatcttctctttgctgatgTGCTCTGGCCAAACCAAATTCATCGAGATAACTGTGAGCAGATACTCCTCCTGTTTGGTCGCCTCATCAATTTATGCCGGTATCTTGTATCAGATGCTTTCTGTCCAGTGCCAGAGAGCCCCATCGGGGTGGGCAGTGCCTATGAAGGCTGGTGTCCCCTTGAGAATGAACCCATCTTCTGCCTGCTTGTGCCCCTGTCGGCCCCACGTGGGCATGTTTTCTGCCTGGATCTGGGCGCCACAGGGGAGCTGCCAGCAAGGAACTCCCGTATCCGTGTAGATCTGAAATGCACGTGCGGGAGGGAGCAGGAGATGGGTATGCGGTGCTTCCTCCACACCTCCAAGGAAGAGCTGGGAGATCAGCACCCCAGCCTACTGTATGACTTCTGCACTGACTCCTACCTAGACGTGGAGAAGACTGTCCGCTGGTTCCAGATGCTGATCACATGCGCCTGGAAATGCATGCCTGAGTCAGCAACATGCAGCATGAATGTGGTGCTGTCCAGGCGCTCCTGCAGGCTTCATCTGACAGATATCCACAAAACAGCCTTTGTCGTTGAGATCGTGTTTGGTGTACAGCAAGACCATACGGacatctttctgagcagccaggagacagaggcTGCTGATACCCCCAGCACAACCTGGCCACAGAGTTGTGCAGTGGCAGAGGCAAAGTTGTTCCAGCATATTGCCGCCCATGACCAGGGAAACACTTCCTACCTCAAATACATGCAAGTGGGTGCCTACATCCTGGGGGGCCAGACCTTTTCTACCTACCAACTGAGGACCGTGCTCATGCACCTCCTGACTGCCATCCCTTTGGAAAGCTGGCATGGGAAGTATTTCCTGCAGCGGATGGATGACATCTTGCGCTACCTGCGCTGCTGTGTGGAGGAGAAACGTCTCAatcatttcttcataggaaatgaGGACGTGCCTGCGGAGATTATCTTGCCGCAGCAATTCCGAGCGTCCCAACCGCTCAACCTCCTCCAGTACCTGGTGCAGGATCCAGACAGTCATGAACAGGCGCTGCAGGAGTTGGAGGAGCTGCAAGATCGGCTCAGAAGCCTGCTGATGTTTGGGAAATGA